From the Antennarius striatus isolate MH-2024 chromosome 15, ASM4005453v1, whole genome shotgun sequence genome, the window AAAAGAGGATTAGATGGGATGGAGCACTGGGCTACTCCAGCATGCATAACCACTGTTCCTCGACTTTCCCAGGATAATTACACTTACAGGAATCACCAGGATTCTCAGCAGGGCAGTGACAGCAGTCACTAGAAGAGATACATATATCAGCTGGTCAGATAAGGCTTCGTTACAATTTGTATATATAAGTAATTTATATTCTAGTTTTATTATAAtatactagtgggaacccgtggaaattccacgataaaacaataatatcagacttcataccaatcatatgaaaacaaatatattggtaattataaaccaagcgcacccaatgTAGTCAAatatcaacgtggtgacgtaacgactttgtgttgacaaatcatggattgcgctgggcgtgacagcgtgagaatttttcaagtgagcttattcaaatatacatgtgtgtatatgtatatgtatatgtatatgtatatgtatatgtatatgtatatatatatgtgtgtgtgtgtgtgtgtgtgtgtgtgtgtgtgtgtgtgtgtatatatatatatttatatacactgtgtgtgtgtatgtatatatatatatatgtatagagagagagagagagagagagagagagagagagagagagagagagagagagagagagagagagagagagagagagagagagagagagacagatatcTTTGTCTTCAGTTATTGTCATGACTGTTTCTGAAAGTCATGCTCTTTTCTATCAATCTATGACATACTCTGGACTTCATTAGGATGCCCCCCATAGAGGATTTTCCACTGATAGGAGACCCTAAGGTGGATCCAATGGAGGTATTATATGTATTATCCTGCATAGCAACAACTTGGGATGCACTAGGAGGGCCTGGAAAGTGGTGCTGAGGAGAGGGACACCTGGACTATGTTGTTCAGTCTGCTGCCACCACTACCTGGCCTCAGATAAGTAATGATGGATGAACAGATagtggatggacggatgaacaaAGGGATGCAAGTCTTTACAATCTTCAATTTCCATTTTATTCTATATAAAAACGATTCAACATAGCAGCACATACTACCATCGATCATCCCCCTGTCATTTACATTGCCTCATGACTTGAGTCTGACTGATGGAAAAGGACTCAAAATAACCAGTGTTCGTGGGTAAATTGGCCCAGAGTTCTGACTTGTTGGCATCAGGCCCACTCCGCTTGGCAGCTTTACTCACACCAAGGGTCGCTATTACTGCATTTTCATCCAAACACATTGGGACATCTTTATATATGACAGCAGGATGTTCATTTATGACTTCCTACAGTTCAGTTctattagtttttaaaaaaattattgttactgttattgttagttatattatttttagtagtagtagcaatagtagTGGTTGTTGCAGTACTAAAAAATAGTTAGTGCAGGACTTAATCAAACGCTAAAATAGATAAACTGATATATAAAGTACTAAATTCTGTCATAGTGAATGTCTTTATGAATGGAaaagttgtgaaaatatttgtccCTTTGTAGTTGTAACTAATTCCTTTGATCCAAAAGAAGCGCTTTTAACGgctttgggttttgtttttgttttttagttgttTCAAAAGGAGATGAATGGACAAGTTATGTTGGTGTGCTGTTTTAAAGGCACATCCATTACTTGACTGTCCTGGTTGTTCGGGGCAGCTCCTTCAAGGCAAAGTCCAGGGTGTAGTAACTCAGGCGTTTTGCTGTGGACGAGTCCAGCGACAGACACAGACCTAACTATACTGTAGTACTTTCTGTGGTACTTTCTGTAGTACTTAGTGTAGTACCAGCTGGAGCTGAAAAGATATTTTAATCGACGTTAAAAATGCCATCCGAGCACGAAACTGTGGCGTTGAAAGAACAAGACCGTCTAGCGGGTAAGTCATGCTCCTTTTAGGAGTGTACTATTCGTGGACGCTGGTCACCGCAGCGACGCGTCCGCAGCTAAATAGCGGCGAAACGCAGTTTTAGCGTCAAAGCCCGTAAACAACTGTTAGCTAACAGTCCCTGTGAGCTAGCATGGACCGGTCCGGAGCTAACTGTTAGCATGTGTACCCGAAGAACAAAACAGTCATTTAAGGCCTTTTGAGAGTTAAAACCTGTtaattcctttaaaaaaaaccttctaaTAATGCAACACAAGAACTTGTCGTCTTTTAAAATTAACACCGTGTTCGCATTTTGTTTGGTTTCTACCGGATTGGACCGCACACGCCCCTCTCAAACCAACAACCAGCAGCTTAACGAGACTAGTCAGGACTAGTTAGTACTAGTTAACACTAGTCTAGTCTAATACTAGTCGTATTGTTGCAGAATTATAACTAATCTGTTTGTTTAAACCcagataaatttattttaattatgggTGTGGTCGTGGTTTTTTTTGAAGGGTTACGTCACTACAGTACAACATTACTGATaataaattatcttttttttatttttattaacttaTTAGTAAATCTATAAGTATTGAAAAGTATTCATGTGTTTATCAGtaatttaaaggtcccatattatgtttttattaacttaatgtcattccgctgccagatgtccaactagactgcaTTGCAAATATTTTGGcacaaagtgatctgtggtcctaaatattaagatattataataatatgataataataatatcataataTTCAGTCAGGTATGTCTATTATAACGCTATTACTACAGGTAATCCTTCGATGCTGTATTGACTTCCAATTTTGTTTGCAGGTTTAAGAAGACCTTCTATACATGGTATTGAAGGTATGGATaatagcattattattattattattattattattatattattgcaTGTGGCTAGAGGTATTTTTAGACTACCATGTAATATATTTGAGACAATTTGATTTGTGTCAGAGCTGATCATAAACCCAATGAAGTTACCAATTTATAAAATATGGGCATTAAGAAATGAACAAGAGCTGAATTAGATGAACTATCTGAGTTATATTCAGTGCATGAAGGAAATGGAAGGTTGGATATTCAGTACATGTGTTTGCCTCCCTCCCCCAGATACAGAGGAATCAGATTCTGGCCTTGGGGTCTGCGGCTGGCTGTTGGTGTTATTGTCCCGTATTCTCATGTTGGTTACCCTGCCCATCTCCATATGGCTCTGCATTAAGGTCAGCTGCTGGTCATAGTTTGTGTCATTGGGCAAGGGGACAGGTATGGGAAAGTTCATTATGGACGAGAAGGCATTGCCCCATTGTTTTGTATTCACTCAAATGTGTCATCAGCTGGgagggtgattttttttttttccaccagcaTATATGAGGgagaaaaacataattttgacatggccatgtgtgtgtttgtctttgaacAGATTGTGCTGGAGTATGAGCGAGCCATCATCTTTCGTCTGGGGCGCATTCTGCCGGGTGGAGCCAAAGGGCCAGGTCAGACCATTTTTCACACACCACCTGTACTGTATTCTAGGTGTCCACATCTTAAGTTCTTTGGTTGAAACATACTGCAAATGTGGGTTCAGGGTCTGCATGTACCGCCTCCTACAGTCATTTCAAGCTCTGGGTTAAGAAGTCCTCGCTGATATTTTGGACATGACGAAGCTTAATAAAAATGTAGATGTTTCAGGACACTTTTTCAACCATCCAAACTGCTGGATATCATTTTCAGAATtaactattttaaaaacatagacccgctaaccctaacccgcaACAGCGGAAGAAGTGGGTACTGAAGATCTAGCtgagaaagattaaaaaaaaaactactcaaACTCTTAACCGGCAAAAAGGATGTTCCGCTTGTTTTTCTTGGTGCCACATTTGCCTGCAGATCAAGGAGTTTTATGTGAAGACGTCTGGTATCTGTCCATGTGCTCCTAACTCGTTGACCCTACCCCGATGGAGAGTCGAGAAAGTGACTTTGATTTGCTGAAGCAAATTTTGCGCCGGTCTaatttgtttatgtttgtttaagATAAGTTTATTTTGCTGTTGGTGTAATTGGGTAGGTTATGGAGTCACTGAAGTTATTAGGATggtgaataaaaaaattgtaattcatCGGTCGGGAGGAGTCTTGAATAGACACAATCCTACAATTTTCACCCGTTTAAAATCATAAATGGAGGAAAGCACGAGAAGCATTCTGTTGTACTTTCCCACTCATTCCCTTCCTGATTGTGAACAGGATGCTGAAacggaaattttttttttttttttacaaatttagGAAAATATATTGGTTTCATGATAACAAGAGGATGTCTCACCTCTGGGTTCAACCACTAAGAACTTCGTAGATGAAGCCCAACATATAAAATATTCTATTCTTATTATGAGGTATGATTTTGAAAGGCAGAGATTTAAGTAAAAAATGCAGACGTCTCCAGAGGGAATACATCCCATAAGTTCCTGCCTCTCTATCTTTGATTTCCTATTTTATTGGATCAGAAAAACAAGCAGTGTCCTCTCAAAATGCTGAAATGTGACTACTTAGTGTGCCGGGGGACTTTGTTTAGTACAGTGTGATAATTATAGCTCTCTTCCAGCAGACTTCATTCACGTGGGCCCCCAGGAGCAAATGCCAGAGTGGAAGCCAGCATTTGGTTTCCCATAATTCCCCTTAGCCTCTTGTTCCAAATCCGGCCCCCTCTCTCTGTTAAAAACCACAGTTAGaacatttttatgtgtatttagtGTGAAACAGGCTCATGGGGTTggttaataataaaatgaaaagtataTGTTTGTTGAACATTTTACATATGTGCTTATGTGAGAGGCAGTAAAATTTAGAATTCTGGCAACGTTACGATCTGAGTAGTGATGCTGTCCTGATTTGCCCTTTGGAACAGATGGGTGTGCGCTCTATCGAAGCACTAACAACCTGACAGGAAATGCAAACCCCCCTAGTCTTTAACTGGTGTGGCATTAATGTTTGCTAGATGACTGCACACCTAGCACATGTCGGTTTAACTCAGGCACATGCCTGGTATTGTCTAATGCAATAATTCGATCGCTGCGACTTGAAAAGAGCTTATGAACGCTGCAAATATTCACAGCTTTGCCTTGCTGTCAGCACAGTTGCAGTCTTATGAAGAGAGCTTTTgacttggcctcctgcctgacttTTTCATTCAGCCCGgtgttttcaaatatttgtgaaGACGCTTCCTCATTATTGTGTTTAGGGGGGCTTTACTCTTTGTTAAAACTATTTGCATTTATATGATTTCACAGGGCTCTTCTTCATCTTGCCATGCACTGACAGCTTTATTAACGTGGACATACGCACCATCACCTTCGATATCCCGCCACAAGAGGTATGAAATGCACACATTAAGCAAAAACATTGTCACATTCACAAGAatttaaaagacttttttttaaaaaagtacaaatTTCTGAACATCAGTAATGCATTTTCACCTTACATATAGCAGCTATTCATTGTGTaacttttgttttcatgctttcagGTCTTGACCAAAGATTCTGTGACTGTGAAGGTTGACGGTGTGGTTTACTACCGGGTCCAGAATGCAACTCTTGCCGTGGCTAACATTGTTAATGCAGATTCTGCGACCCGACTGTTGGCCCAGACCACACTGAGGAACGTCCTGGGTACCAAGAATCTGGCAGAGATCCTGTCTGACCGTGAAGAAATAGCACAGAGCATGCAGGTAGGGTGCATTAGATATTATACATCCAAATTAAGATTCTAGTGCTAATATGCAATTTAAgattttcatttaaacataAGAATTTCTTAAAAATCCCCATTTTCCTCATTTGTGTGAATTCAAAATATGCTGTACATAAATGCATCAAAATCTCTGGAATAACTTGCCTTGTTTTCCAAAAGAGAGAGGTGTAGTATTCATCATTAGCATGAAATATTCGATGAAAATCTAAATCCAAGGACAGTAAGACCATTTGCTGACTATAAAAATAATCGGGTTTCTATGcaacaaaatgagaaaactcACCTCTTAGCTGTGACGGACCTGAAGCAGCAGGAATAAATGGCGCAGCAGTAACCATGTCAGACAGTCTCTGGCCACTGATGCATGTTTATGCATACATGGGCAAAGGCACACTTGCTTATTCATGGAATACACTGTATGGAAtgcatttaaattcattctAGTTTGTAGAACCAGAtctatgtttttttaaaactggcAGACCAAGAACACCCCTCTGTGGCACACCAggtatttaaaacattaataCTGATAATACGTGGTCCTCAGACACTGGCCATTGCTTCCGCTCTGATGATGAACATCTTCCACAGTTCTTAGTCACCTTAGTTGGCATTACTTCCTATCaattttagaaaacaaaatgtaaataagGCTAGAACTCTTTGTATTCCACACAAAGGAATTACACACTAAACCTATTTTGTAGTGAGTAAAAAGAAATGTAGGCAATAATATGAGACTCTGATAAGAC encodes:
- the stom gene encoding stomatin codes for the protein MPSEHETVALKEQDRLAGLRRPSIHGIEDTEESDSGLGVCGWLLVLLSRILMLVTLPISIWLCIKIVLEYERAIIFRLGRILPGGAKGPGLFFILPCTDSFINVDIRTITFDIPPQEVLTKDSVTVKVDGVVYYRVQNATLAVANIVNADSATRLLAQTTLRNVLGTKNLAEILSDREEIAQSMQVTLDTATDDWGIKVERVEIKDVKLPPQLQRAMAAEAEATREARAKVIAAEGEMNASRALKEASLVIAESPSALQLRYLQTLNTIAAEKNSTIVFPLPMELLQGFNTR